The Stenotrophomonas rhizophila genome has a window encoding:
- the trmL gene encoding tRNA (uridine(34)/cytosine(34)/5-carboxymethylaminomethyluridine(34)-2'-O)-methyltransferase TrmL — MTANPTFHVVLFQPEIPPNTGNVIRLCANTGARLHLIEPLGFDLSDKQLKRAGLDYHEYARLQVHPDLDTALQAIAPKRLFALSTRGSVRYDTQQFEDGDAFLFGPETRGLPQDVLDALPHGRRLRLPMQPDNRSLNLSNTVAVVMYEAWRQSGFAGGA; from the coding sequence ATGACCGCCAACCCTACGTTCCATGTTGTGTTGTTCCAGCCGGAAATTCCACCGAATACCGGCAATGTGATCCGGCTCTGCGCCAACACCGGCGCGCGACTGCACCTGATCGAGCCGCTCGGTTTCGACCTGAGCGACAAGCAGCTCAAGCGCGCCGGCCTGGATTACCACGAATACGCTCGACTGCAGGTGCATCCGGACCTGGATACCGCCCTGCAGGCCATCGCGCCCAAGCGCCTGTTCGCCCTGAGTACCCGCGGCAGCGTGCGCTATGACACCCAGCAGTTCGAAGACGGCGATGCGTTCCTGTTCGGCCCGGAAACCCGTGGCCTGCCGCAGGACGTGCTGGATGCGTTGCCGCACGGCCGCCGCCTGCGTTTGCCGATGCAGCCGGACAACCGCAGCCTCAACCTGTCCAACACGGTCGCCGTGGTGATGTACGAAGCGTGGCGCCAGAGCGGATTCGCCGGCGGCGCTTAA